A genome region from Fusarium musae strain F31 chromosome 5, whole genome shotgun sequence includes the following:
- a CDS encoding hypothetical protein (EggNog:ENOG41): MLYDTFDSLLKQYVQDQVSIGSNTQEGAISSPTKFQNSPSELQQSLEPHQPTKAWMEDYLQTELNRFKNSLAVAQGPDNSEIQKLVDSLEFEKKKTQLLENKVEEGRQQHQLLEEKLSRLEQKLDGVSTTTEERIAANKGQPATPTTSSEHNQLKTTVEMQGRTINFIRSQSDPAKIQKLQQDTENLADRLAKGIKAVKSLHEQNSALIEKQGEKHKSLEHDISSLQTASRNQDVKQKSLGKDITLLRSTSDNQGAKQASLEKEMLSLQKTSESQEAKQMSFEKDISLLQCTCQSQGEQQKTIDGVVSGIKSAVESLSQKGESLAEAITSLRSSVEQIQETQGSQEARLSTLTSLKSLTKQVKEQQKKTNILQQSVDTLQASAADWSLQDFQDLKAKVQGYPPAGEIRQLLAEFPSLVDTKRLLAKYPPHGDLERLLKEMPPPGDIKRLLGESPSPADIKRRLEELPPSGELNQLVRDLPKLREFMSEVTARSSKHSTPTPTPAFMTKDMTLQLITPKMDRLEDALKRRCMEMIQISSGLVAETVDQANARTLKSEEAIQALDGRVTGLKRSVDENKKEFDAHVTTSRRNTDETKKLGQQIKELERSVGENKIEMYEVENDTAKRLEEESTELKSLKGMVAVMTQDVEKVRKDSRTGIDDIQFQLVQMTDWAKNFSSKQWHDSVAQQIAAYVPAQFAGQLDSLATRVSHLETRSHDSPEVSSKRRKGANGSPLVVNGHH; encoded by the coding sequence ATGCTTTATGATACTTTCGATTCATTGTTGAAGCAATACGTGCAAGATCAGGTTTCCATAGGATCCAACACCCAAGAAGGAGCAATCTCTTCTCCGACAAAGTTCCAGAACTCCCCATCAGAGCTGCAACAATCACTGGAACCCCACCAGCCAACGAAGGCGTGGATGGAAGATTACTTACAGACTGAGCTGAACAGGTTCAAAAACTCTTTAGCAGTCGCTCAGGGGCCAGATAATAGCGAGATCCAGAAACTGGTCGACAGCCTTGagttcgagaagaagaaaacccAACTTCTGGAAAATAAAGTCGAAGAAGGCCGACAGCAACACCAAttgttggaggagaagctcaGCCGGCTCGAGCAGAAGCTCGATGGCGTCAGCACCACAACGGAAGAAAGGATAGCCGCCAACAAAGGCCAGCCTGCTACCCCTACAACGTCTTCTGAGCATAACCAGCTCAAGACAACAGTTGAAATGCAGGGACGCACCATAAACTTTATCAGAAGTCAGTCTGATCCGGCAAAGATACAGAAGCTCCAGCAAGACACAGAAAACCTTGCAGACAGGCTTGCGAAAGGCATTAAGGCTGTCAAGTCGCTCCATGAGCAGAATTCTGCTCTCATTGAAAAGCAGGGAGAAAAGCATAAATCCTTAGAACACGACATATCATCCTTACAAACTGCCTCTCGGAATCAGGATGTCAAGCAAAAATCCCTAGGAAAGGACATAACATTGCTGCGAAGCACATCTGATAACCAGGGCGCAAAGCAAGCTTCTTTAGAAAAGGAAATGCTGTCCTTGCAAAAAACCTCTGAAAGTCAAGAAGCAAAACAAATGTCCTTTGAAAAAGATATTTCGCTTTTACAATGCACATGTCAAAGCCAGGGAGAACAGCAAAAGACCATAGATGGTGTCGTTTCTGGCATAAAATCAGCTGTAGAGAGTCTCTCACAAAAAGGGGAATCTTTAGCTGAAGCTATCACTTCTCTGCGATCATCCGTGGAACAAATACAAGAGACCCAGGGGTCTCAGGAGGCGCGCCTGTCAACGCTTACCTCTCTAAAGTCTCTGACCAAGCAAGTTAAGGAACAGCAAAAGAAGACCAACATTCTGCAGCAGAGCGTTGACACTCTACAGGCCAGTGCCGCCGACTGGTCATTGCAAGACTTCCAAGACCTCAAGGCAAAAGTCCAGGGGTACCCGCCTGCAGGTGAAATTCGACAGCTTCTTGCTGAATTCCCCTCTCTTGTGGACACCAAGCGGCTGCTTGCCAAATACCCGCCTCATGGTGATCTCGAGCGGTTACTTAAAGAAATGCCCCCTCCTGGTGACATAAAGCGTCTCCTGGGTGAAAGTCCATCTCCTGCGGATATAAAACGCCGTCTTGAAGAACTACCACCGAGTGGGGAGCTTAACCAACTAGTTAGAGATTTACCAAAGTTAAGGGAATTCATGTCGGAAGTCACTGCACGGTCTTCGAAACACTCTACGCCCACACCTACTCCTGCATTCATGACGAAGGACATGACGTTGCAACTGATCACTCCCAAGATGGATAGACTGGAAGATGCATTAAAACGTCGTTGTATGGAGATGATCCAGATATCCTCTGGGTTAGTTGCCGAGACTGTTGACCAGGCAAATGCCCGTACATTGAAGTCAGAGGAAGCTATCCAGGCACTTGATGGACGTGTTACAGGTTTGAAACGAAGCGtggatgagaacaagaaggaatTCGATGCGCATGTCACAACGTCGAGGCGAAATACGGATGAAACAAAGAAGTTGGGCCAGCAAATCAAAGAGTTGGAGCGGTCCGTCGGCGAAAACAAAATAGAAATGTATGAGGTGGAAAACGACACAGCAAAACgccttgaggaagagagcaCTGAACTTAAGTCATTGAAGGGTATGGTTGCTGTGATGACCCAGGATGTTGAAAAAGTGCGCAAGGACTCGAGGACTGGGATCGATGATATCCAGTTCCAGCTGGTCCAGATGACAGACTGGGCGAAGAACTTCAGCTCCAAGCAATGGCATGACAGTGTCGCTCAACAAATCGCTGCTTACGTGCCAGCTCAGTTTGCGGGACAATTGGATAGCCTGGCTACCAGGGTCAGCCATCTTGAGACCCGAAGTCACGATTCGCCAGAGGTCTCGAGCAAGAGACGCAAAGGAGCTAATGGTAGCCCTCTGGTTGTTAACGGCCACCATTGA